In the genome of Nitrospira japonica, one region contains:
- a CDS encoding class I SAM-dependent methyltransferase, translated as MKTETVSAYALPSPHVISKRAAILQSDGSMNRSLRREFVDEFFSRHVAVISKGSTVLDLGGHRPPRRGRFDIDRYGLSVRSANISVSRRPDVQTDASRLPFLTESFDAIICSELLEHVPEPLPVLREVHRTLRPHGVLLMSVPFLFHIHADPHDYGRYTDQYWKENLDRIGFRDVVIEKQGLFWSVIVDMMRGWLCECRRTGRLHSALSDRVATMVIRRAKKWALEREQLIPVASEQYVSRYTTGFGIRAVKP; from the coding sequence ATGAAGACCGAAACGGTGTCAGCCTATGCGCTTCCCTCGCCTCATGTGATCTCGAAAAGAGCGGCGATACTCCAGTCTGATGGGTCAATGAACCGATCCCTTCGCCGAGAATTTGTCGATGAATTTTTCTCCCGTCATGTCGCGGTGATATCGAAAGGGAGCACAGTCTTGGATTTGGGCGGGCACCGACCTCCGAGGCGTGGCCGGTTCGACATCGATCGCTACGGCCTCTCCGTGCGCTCTGCGAACATATCGGTGTCACGACGTCCCGACGTGCAGACCGATGCGTCGCGTCTCCCCTTCTTGACTGAGAGTTTCGATGCCATTATTTGCTCGGAGTTGCTTGAGCATGTTCCGGAGCCCTTGCCGGTCCTGAGAGAAGTACATAGGACGTTGCGCCCGCATGGTGTGCTGCTGATGTCCGTCCCGTTTCTGTTCCACATCCATGCAGACCCACATGATTACGGCCGGTATACGGACCAATATTGGAAAGAGAATCTGGATCGCATCGGGTTTCGAGATGTCGTGATCGAGAAGCAGGGGCTCTTCTGGAGCGTGATCGTCGACATGATGCGTGGATGGCTCTGCGAATGCAGGAGAACAGGACGTCTGCATTCGGCCTTGTCCGACAGGGTTGCGACGATGGTCATTCGCCGGGCGAAGAAATGGGCTCTGGAGCGGGAACAGCTGATCCCTGTGGCCAGCGAACAATATGTCAGCCGTTATACGACGGGATTCGGCATTCGAGCGGTAAAGCCATGA
- a CDS encoding TylF/MycF/NovP-related O-methyltransferase translates to MTRAAGSANDHPLENYDDEEAARGALEVVRPYTMLSYRRLITLWQQIRYLDTASVPGAMVECGTWKGGACGMMVLAHRCAGDVSRPLHLFDSFQGLPEPQSEKDGDMAVRYAADRASGSLNGIGKCVGPLEDNQRLLGEIVGYPSELTHYHVGWFQDTLRTVPETVGTIALLRIDGDWYESTKICLESLYAKVSSGGIVVIDDYGKWPGCRKAVDEFLSTLARPVFLNHIDAAGRYVIVP, encoded by the coding sequence GTGACGCGCGCGGCGGGGTCAGCCAATGACCATCCCCTTGAGAATTACGATGATGAGGAAGCAGCACGCGGCGCACTCGAGGTCGTTCGGCCCTATACGATGTTGTCATATCGGCGCCTGATCACGCTCTGGCAGCAGATTCGGTATCTCGACACAGCGTCGGTGCCGGGAGCCATGGTTGAGTGCGGGACGTGGAAGGGAGGCGCGTGCGGCATGATGGTTCTGGCGCATCGCTGCGCCGGCGACGTCTCCCGACCGCTTCACTTGTTCGATTCCTTTCAGGGATTGCCGGAACCACAGAGCGAAAAGGACGGTGATATGGCCGTGCGCTATGCCGCGGACCGCGCCTCCGGCTCCTTAAACGGCATTGGGAAATGTGTAGGCCCGCTCGAAGACAATCAGAGATTGCTCGGAGAAATCGTTGGCTACCCTTCTGAATTGACTCACTATCACGTGGGTTGGTTCCAGGACACGCTACGAACGGTGCCTGAAACAGTGGGTACCATTGCGTTGCTGCGCATAGATGGAGACTGGTACGAGTCGACGAAGATATGCCTTGAATCATTATATGCCAAGGTGAGTTCCGGAGGAATCGTGGTAATCGATGACTATGGAAAATGGCCGGGCTGTCGAAAAGCTGTGGACGAGTTTCTCTCGACCTTGGCTCGTCCCGTATTCTTGAACCATATCGACGCAGCGGGCCGATACGTGATCGTTCCCTGA
- a CDS encoding ABC transporter ATP-binding protein translates to MMKHDASIRVEGLWKRYGLPIAPAFHRFVKRLTGDRPDHERPEQEEGPWALRDVSFEVKRGETLGIIGRNGAGKSTLLKILAGVTPPTRGRVEVRGRVFSMIELNAGIHPELTGRENVYLLGAIMGLSRGEMNEALPVIEEFIELERWFDRPVRTYSSGMLARLGFGVATSIRSDVLLIDETFSVGDLRFQNKGLARIKTMRDEGAAILLVTHSLDMLQLVALKGIVLHEGRIIAEGSVHDGLRAYEQLVFHSEAEGILRRSRRISTNEFTLFAARVFDANDSTVTEVEAGVPFGVEIECTVHRTLEQPVFSVGILNAAGVVCVWNVSDEDGLMASRSEGCFRLRVWYPDNALAKGAYEVNFSLREKTSYETLERVTGVTGFSVTCHGRARGIVRVAARWSLTRLLPTESHECREWTTVIGDSRP, encoded by the coding sequence ATGATGAAACACGACGCCTCTATTCGAGTGGAAGGCCTGTGGAAGCGGTATGGCCTGCCGATAGCACCCGCGTTCCACCGCTTCGTCAAGCGGTTGACGGGCGATAGGCCGGATCATGAAAGGCCCGAGCAGGAGGAAGGGCCTTGGGCGCTTCGCGACGTCTCCTTCGAAGTGAAGCGCGGCGAAACTCTTGGAATTATCGGCCGCAACGGGGCAGGGAAGAGCACGTTGCTCAAGATCCTGGCTGGCGTCACTCCGCCGACCCGGGGAAGAGTCGAAGTGCGCGGCCGAGTGTTTTCGATGATCGAATTGAACGCCGGTATCCATCCCGAACTCACGGGACGCGAGAACGTTTATCTTCTTGGGGCGATCATGGGACTGTCTCGTGGAGAAATGAATGAAGCGCTGCCGGTAATTGAGGAGTTTATCGAACTGGAACGATGGTTTGATCGGCCGGTTCGTACCTATTCGAGCGGCATGCTGGCGCGCCTGGGTTTTGGCGTGGCCACGAGCATCCGGAGCGACGTTCTGCTGATCGACGAGACTTTCTCGGTCGGTGATCTTAGATTCCAGAATAAGGGACTCGCCCGTATCAAGACAATGCGGGATGAGGGGGCTGCGATTCTGCTCGTCACGCATAGCTTGGACATGCTGCAGTTGGTCGCCCTGAAGGGAATCGTTTTGCACGAAGGCCGTATCATCGCCGAAGGCTCGGTGCACGACGGCCTTCGCGCGTACGAGCAACTCGTTTTCCATTCCGAGGCGGAAGGAATTCTACGCCGGAGCCGCCGGATTTCAACCAACGAGTTCACCTTATTCGCGGCTCGGGTATTTGACGCGAACGACTCAACCGTGACGGAGGTGGAGGCTGGGGTTCCGTTCGGAGTGGAAATAGAGTGCACGGTACATAGGACGCTGGAACAGCCCGTGTTTTCCGTGGGGATTCTCAACGCTGCTGGAGTGGTGTGCGTCTGGAATGTTTCGGACGAGGATGGACTCATGGCTTCCCGATCAGAAGGATGCTTTCGGTTGCGGGTGTGGTATCCGGACAACGCGCTGGCCAAGGGCGCGTACGAAGTCAATTTCTCCTTACGGGAGAAAACGTCCTATGAGACTCTGGAGCGGGTGACGGGTGTTACGGGGTTTTCCGTCACGTGCCACGGACGCGCTAGAGGAATTGTAAGGGTTGCTGCCCGATGGAGCCTGACGAGACTGTTACCGACTGAATCACACGAATGCCGCGAGTGGACCACGGTAATTGGAGACAGTCGGCCATAA
- a CDS encoding ABC transporter permease produces the protein MNIMTDGVYVRSEPGNGNLRQLIYLTGALALRDIKGRYRRSLLGITWAVLPPLFYTGVFWFMQSILAIPSPDAPYVVFAYSAMVLWSLFSSIVNRCGSCVSANAGIVKKIAMPYEVFPVSMVLIALFDFGVSFVLLGALLTWHHFPLGWSIVWLPVLIGLTVLCALAVGMLVAAIGTYAHDALFAVPLLMQVWLLVSPIMYPLSQVPERWKAVYLMNPMVGLIEGFRSVLIKNTAPDLTLLGLALVGTIVLLACSWPLFRYMAQYFADVM, from the coding sequence ATGAACATCATGACTGACGGAGTATATGTCCGTTCTGAGCCGGGGAACGGCAATCTCCGACAATTGATCTATCTCACGGGGGCATTGGCCCTTCGAGACATCAAGGGCCGATATCGTCGATCGCTGCTAGGCATTACGTGGGCCGTGCTCCCTCCATTGTTCTATACAGGGGTATTTTGGTTCATGCAAAGCATCTTGGCTATTCCGAGTCCCGACGCCCCTTACGTCGTTTTTGCCTACAGCGCGATGGTCTTGTGGTCGTTATTCTCTTCAATCGTGAACCGCTGCGGTTCCTGCGTGTCCGCCAATGCTGGCATCGTCAAGAAAATAGCCATGCCTTATGAAGTGTTTCCGGTTTCCATGGTTCTCATTGCGTTGTTCGACTTCGGCGTGTCTTTCGTGCTGCTCGGGGCACTTTTGACTTGGCACCATTTCCCTCTCGGGTGGTCGATCGTATGGTTACCGGTGCTGATTGGACTGACGGTGCTCTGTGCATTGGCCGTCGGAATGTTGGTTGCGGCTATCGGAACCTACGCGCACGACGCCCTGTTTGCCGTTCCCTTGCTGATGCAGGTGTGGCTGCTGGTTTCACCGATTATGTATCCCCTCAGCCAGGTGCCCGAGCGGTGGAAGGCCGTGTATCTCATGAATCCCATGGTGGGTCTCATTGAAGGATTTCGCAGCGTCTTGATCAAGAACACGGCCCCCGATCTGACGTTGTTGGGCTTGGCGTTGGTCGGCACCATAGTCCTCCTCGCATGCTCATGGCCCCTGTTTCGCTACATGGCACAGTATTTCGCGGACGTAATGTGA
- a CDS encoding glycosyltransferase family protein, with translation MRLLAVLPPESWMEVNILSTLRRYYCDELHVMHYPGGMGNLGSKAWRTTREELNERLIRLALALKKDGRLDLMFFMVYDDFLLVETARRLAELNVPMVNYHVDMAFQWYRIIRTAPYFHVLAVAQKTNAEHLAFYNSNIEWMPMAANPEFCLEHASSRGYEHGISFVGSFNPFRRALLADCVRHGFKPTVYGRGWNGSSVSPYRFDWDAYKVVHDLWFYAVPRWKAEGAQSLTGALRRKWSRSVAFDELPGPEFRPPCTDEALPAIFRSSKINLGFSDTGWHGNDAVVPSRNLQCRLRDFEVPMAGGFYLVQEAPDHAEYFKPGEEIETWSEPEELIDKLSYYSSNIAAAERIREAGHRRAMSSHTWRHRFDRLFHRVQQRGLLPC, from the coding sequence ATGCGCCTACTTGCTGTCCTGCCTCCGGAATCATGGATGGAGGTCAATATTCTGTCCACGCTGCGCCGATACTACTGTGACGAATTGCATGTCATGCACTATCCGGGAGGCATGGGAAATCTGGGGTCGAAGGCCTGGCGGACGACCAGGGAGGAACTCAACGAGCGTCTGATTCGCTTGGCCTTGGCTCTCAAGAAGGACGGCCGTCTCGATCTCATGTTTTTTATGGTGTATGACGACTTTCTGCTCGTGGAGACGGCCAGGCGACTCGCCGAACTCAACGTGCCGATGGTGAATTACCACGTCGACATGGCATTCCAATGGTACCGCATCATAAGAACGGCGCCGTACTTCCACGTCTTGGCCGTGGCGCAGAAGACGAATGCCGAGCATCTTGCGTTCTACAACTCCAATATCGAGTGGATGCCCATGGCGGCAAATCCAGAGTTCTGCCTCGAGCATGCTTCGTCCAGGGGCTACGAGCACGGCATTTCCTTCGTCGGAAGTTTTAATCCGTTTCGGCGGGCGTTACTTGCCGATTGTGTCCGACACGGGTTTAAGCCGACGGTGTATGGGCGCGGGTGGAACGGCAGCAGCGTGAGCCCGTATCGATTCGATTGGGACGCGTACAAGGTCGTGCACGACCTTTGGTTTTACGCGGTGCCTCGATGGAAAGCAGAAGGCGCTCAGAGTCTGACAGGAGCGCTCAGGCGCAAGTGGTCAAGGAGTGTCGCGTTCGATGAGCTGCCTGGGCCTGAGTTTCGGCCTCCGTGCACGGACGAGGCGCTGCCGGCAATCTTCCGGTCCAGCAAGATCAATCTCGGATTCTCCGACACCGGTTGGCATGGAAACGATGCGGTTGTGCCGTCAAGGAATCTCCAGTGCCGCCTGAGAGATTTCGAAGTGCCAATGGCCGGCGGATTCTATTTGGTTCAAGAGGCACCGGATCATGCCGAGTACTTCAAGCCTGGAGAGGAAATTGAAACATGGTCGGAGCCTGAAGAACTGATCGACAAACTCTCGTATTACTCCAGCAACATCGCCGCGGCGGAACGAATTCGGGAAGCCGGTCATCGACGAGCCATGAGTTCCCATACATGGCGGCATCGGTTTGACCGACTGTTCCATCGGGTTCAACAGCGCGGGCTGCTCCCGTGTTGA
- a CDS encoding ABC transporter permease, whose product MHYILAVAGNTFRETLRDKILYNLVLFALLLIGASVLLATLTIGEQARIVKDIGLASINIVGVIIAIFVGIGLVAKEIERRTIYTILARPITRSQFLIGKYLGLAVVIAMNMGLMFGMFLITVWVSNAPISESLFQSVQLMVVESLLIVAVAIFFSTFTSSILSATMTLGVYVIGHLTNDMKAIAAKSQNPITEGIMTAIYYVCPNLEWLNIKGQASSGVAVSMTYQALATSYGLLYSGLLLAAACLFFRRRDF is encoded by the coding sequence ATGCACTACATACTGGCGGTAGCAGGGAATACCTTCAGAGAAACTCTTCGCGACAAGATTCTGTACAACCTCGTCTTGTTCGCGCTGCTTCTCATCGGCGCCTCGGTGCTTCTGGCAACCTTGACGATTGGCGAGCAAGCAAGAATCGTGAAGGACATCGGCCTCGCGTCCATCAATATCGTGGGCGTGATCATTGCCATATTCGTCGGGATCGGATTGGTGGCCAAGGAGATCGAACGAAGAACCATTTATACGATCCTGGCTCGGCCGATTACCCGGTCGCAGTTTCTCATCGGGAAATATTTGGGGTTGGCGGTGGTGATCGCCATGAACATGGGGCTCATGTTCGGGATGTTCTTGATCACCGTGTGGGTGAGCAATGCTCCGATCTCTGAGTCTCTGTTTCAGTCCGTTCAACTCATGGTGGTCGAGTCCCTGCTGATTGTTGCAGTGGCCATCTTCTTCTCCACTTTTACATCGTCCATTCTCAGTGCCACTATGACCTTGGGCGTGTATGTCATCGGTCATCTCACGAACGATATGAAGGCCATAGCGGCGAAAAGCCAGAATCCGATCACCGAAGGGATCATGACCGCGATTTATTATGTCTGCCCTAACCTAGAGTGGTTGAACATCAAGGGCCAGGCCTCCAGCGGCGTCGCCGTATCCATGACTTATCAAGCGCTGGCGACCAGTTACGGACTCTTGTACAGCGGACTCCTGCTGGCGGCAGCGTGCCTGTTCTTCCGGCGGCGTGATTTTTAG
- a CDS encoding ABC transporter ATP-binding protein, translated as MEAIVLDGVSKVHTPSWPWQKPVQGLDNVSFTVNRGEIFGFLGPNGAGKTTTMKILLGLMKASRGSIRLLGMPGDDVMVHHRIGYLPESPYFYDYLTAEEFLSFYGRLGGMDKGRLAGAVPSLLERVGLLDAQHRQLRKFSKGMLQRIGLAQALIHDPELVILDEPMSGLDPVGRKEVRDIILSLRDRGKTVFFSTHIISDVEMVCDRVCILSKGKVLALGKVEELVNEQAQQSVEIVSDGIIGEDIPLIRRVATRILQRGDRCLIMLPRLEQLDEVLTAIRQAGGRLLSAVPHKGNLETLFIERTNQGC; from the coding sequence ATGGAAGCGATTGTTCTTGACGGAGTGTCAAAAGTGCATACGCCTTCATGGCCATGGCAGAAACCGGTTCAAGGACTGGACAACGTCAGCTTTACGGTCAACCGAGGGGAAATCTTTGGCTTTCTCGGCCCCAATGGTGCGGGCAAAACGACTACGATGAAAATCCTCCTCGGCCTGATGAAGGCTTCTCGCGGGAGCATTCGATTGCTCGGGATGCCGGGAGACGATGTTATGGTGCACCATCGCATCGGCTATCTTCCCGAATCGCCTTATTTCTACGACTACCTGACAGCTGAAGAATTTCTTTCATTCTACGGACGGCTTGGCGGGATGGACAAAGGAAGACTTGCCGGAGCCGTCCCATCTCTGTTGGAGCGGGTCGGTCTTCTTGATGCGCAGCATCGGCAGCTCCGCAAATTTTCCAAGGGCATGCTGCAAAGGATCGGACTTGCCCAGGCCCTCATCCACGACCCGGAATTGGTGATCCTCGATGAGCCAATGTCCGGTTTGGATCCGGTTGGGCGGAAGGAAGTTCGGGACATTATCCTGAGTCTTCGGGATCGTGGGAAGACGGTATTCTTCAGCACGCACATCATTTCTGACGTCGAAATGGTGTGTGACCGTGTATGTATCCTGTCAAAAGGAAAAGTGCTCGCCCTCGGAAAGGTCGAGGAACTTGTGAACGAACAGGCTCAGCAGTCTGTTGAGATCGTATCCGACGGAATCATCGGCGAGGACATTCCGCTGATCAGGCGGGTAGCCACACGCATTCTGCAACGGGGAGACCGCTGCCTCATTATGCTTCCACGGCTCGAGCAACTTGACGAAGTCCTGACGGCCATTCGCCAGGCCGGCGGACGACTGCTCTCCGCCGTTCCGCACAAAGGCAACTTGGAAACCCTTTTTATCGAGCGAACCAATCAGGGATGCTAG
- a CDS encoding O-antigen ligase family protein, whose product MLNSVADTERQSPSAVKPAQERDDILTAASSALFRKPGGSEKLGIVASGGAILVGLLIFSPLLDGGTTHIPILVIRLALLMCLTIWLFRLARGGEAVVIQNVLCILVLIFVGYAGLTLWWTPYKNVGVQWLVTLLMYTVLFGAVIQTIRSTIEIRTLVLVIAGMGILESAWGLCQYFLLGESRAKGTFFNPNFFGTYEACMVGLACGVLCCVPHKELRRWEKAGFWMLLVMASCGFVVAQSRGAVLALGAVLAFVGLYRFRIRAIAVLLCGLIASMAIPNPLKQRFVDVSTQDPYAYSRIDIWKSSLERILDRPMGFGLGMYKYTSFQYRFPVSREIARYGKRAESAHNEYIQIAVELGMGGVSLFIVGIFVWSMKVRDTLRICKSSLHCGFVVGLASVTIAILAHAAVDSVFHEPALVILMIIAGGTVLSAWNAVTTRPTWELRLPRGIHSTGLVFGLTALLGVLIVQPAAGWYAHEAGEQWLRDGKTAEALTQIRLATFIDPGTSAYHDTIARIAAHQHHLTGELYWLEEAIEEERLAMVLNPLDARFPFRLGLLYVSRAGLSASDRERVEWTTLASESQERAIGQDPFAPQAYLELAKILVSQSHFDEARDLLERALVYEPNFLPARVVRGELLLRNGERAKAEAEYRAINEILQVYEGRTLTGEERAYIQVDARPLARALKG is encoded by the coding sequence ATGTTGAACTCCGTTGCCGATACCGAACGCCAAAGTCCGAGCGCCGTCAAGCCGGCTCAAGAGCGCGATGACATCCTGACTGCCGCCTCCAGCGCTCTCTTCAGAAAGCCTGGAGGCAGTGAGAAGTTGGGAATTGTGGCATCAGGCGGCGCCATTCTTGTCGGCCTCCTGATTTTCTCCCCACTGCTCGATGGCGGCACAACACATATACCGATTCTGGTCATCCGACTGGCGCTGCTCATGTGTTTGACTATATGGCTATTTCGATTGGCGCGTGGCGGCGAGGCTGTGGTCATACAGAACGTGCTGTGCATACTGGTTCTGATATTTGTCGGGTATGCAGGGCTGACTCTCTGGTGGACTCCGTACAAAAATGTCGGAGTGCAGTGGTTGGTGACGCTCCTCATGTACACCGTCTTATTTGGTGCCGTGATTCAAACGATCCGGTCCACCATCGAGATCCGCACGCTCGTCCTTGTGATTGCAGGAATGGGGATCCTCGAAAGCGCCTGGGGGCTGTGCCAATATTTCCTGCTCGGTGAGTCCAGAGCGAAGGGAACATTTTTCAATCCGAACTTCTTCGGAACCTATGAAGCATGCATGGTGGGACTTGCCTGTGGCGTCTTGTGCTGCGTCCCGCACAAGGAGCTGCGTCGTTGGGAGAAGGCAGGCTTCTGGATGCTGTTGGTCATGGCCTCATGCGGGTTTGTCGTCGCACAGTCGAGAGGGGCGGTATTGGCACTTGGAGCCGTGCTGGCCTTTGTGGGCCTCTATCGGTTCCGGATCCGGGCGATCGCGGTTCTTCTCTGCGGACTGATAGCCAGCATGGCGATTCCAAATCCTCTCAAACAACGATTTGTGGATGTCTCCACGCAGGATCCGTACGCCTATAGCCGTATCGATATCTGGAAGAGTTCACTTGAACGCATACTGGATCGCCCCATGGGATTTGGATTGGGAATGTACAAATATACATCGTTCCAATATCGCTTTCCTGTATCCCGTGAGATTGCTCGGTACGGAAAACGCGCCGAGTCCGCTCATAACGAATATATACAGATAGCGGTGGAACTGGGGATGGGCGGGGTGAGCCTTTTCATCGTCGGAATCTTTGTCTGGAGTATGAAAGTCCGCGATACCTTGAGGATCTGCAAGAGCTCTCTCCACTGCGGATTTGTCGTGGGATTGGCATCGGTCACCATAGCCATTCTCGCTCATGCGGCAGTGGATTCCGTGTTTCATGAACCGGCCCTCGTTATTCTCATGATCATTGCCGGTGGAACGGTCCTGAGTGCTTGGAACGCGGTCACAACCCGACCGACATGGGAGCTTCGTCTTCCTCGAGGCATCCATTCAACCGGCCTTGTCTTTGGCCTGACGGCTTTACTGGGAGTCCTCATCGTGCAGCCTGCAGCCGGTTGGTATGCACATGAGGCCGGCGAACAATGGTTACGGGATGGGAAAACAGCCGAGGCATTGACGCAAATTCGTCTTGCAACCTTCATTGACCCAGGTACCAGTGCGTACCACGACACGATAGCTCGCATTGCGGCCCATCAACACCATCTGACAGGTGAGCTTTACTGGTTGGAAGAGGCGATTGAGGAAGAGAGATTGGCCATGGTGCTGAATCCGCTTGATGCCCGATTTCCCTTCCGACTGGGACTTCTGTATGTGAGTCGGGCGGGCTTGTCCGCTTCTGACCGCGAGCGCGTTGAGTGGACGACCCTTGCCTCCGAATCTCAGGAGCGAGCGATAGGGCAGGACCCGTTTGCGCCGCAAGCGTATCTTGAATTGGCGAAAATTCTGGTTTCCCAATCCCATTTCGACGAAGCTCGGGATCTTCTCGAACGGGCTCTTGTCTATGAACCGAACTTTCTTCCTGCCAGGGTGGTTCGAGGAGAACTTCTGCTCAGGAATGGAGAACGTGCGAAGGCCGAGGCCGAATACAGAGCCATTAACGAGATTCTTCAGGTTTATGAAGGCCGTACATTGACAGGAGAGGAACGGGCATACATCCAGGTGGATGCTCGGCCCTTGGCGCGTGCACTAAAGGGATGA
- a CDS encoding tetratricopeptide repeat protein, with translation MLGYQAELAQDTERALREYHSVLVTDPSSSSVKARLAGLYFSLGDMPNALRYAQEVVESPDQDGHVLTQMAGVFASAGQTDRAIDIIDKAIAQDPTAGEPYFAKGLLLLGLKRPTEAEAAIREGLANSPDSAVGHYHLGRALLESGKPEQASESFERAIAVSPSFEPAYLALASIYASKQERDRAIEILRRYLQGVNPQNRDIRHQLIRLYVEAKDYKGAMAELEALLADDPSDLDAQLRVALIYGEQKEYAKAIDRLNIILKTRPAELKVRDYLGYLYEESKDTKRAIETYTFNIQLEPTFYEGHLHLGVLYYRLKQFPEAIEHLSRATALNPKQPEAHIVLGLAYLQTDQFEKAAEVFEEGIRHNPKNADLHFNLGTAYDKLNRFDDVVHVMETAIKLDPHHADALNYLGYSYAERGVKIDQAVSLTKQAVALKPDNGYYVDSLGWAFFKSGLLAEALTEIKRAVALVGDDPVIYEHLGDIYAKQDRMADAREAWLHALELDPSNNKLIERFRELGMGDPTQEDRIQQAKRRVSEKIQAPSQ, from the coding sequence ATGTTGGGGTACCAGGCCGAGTTGGCCCAGGATACGGAACGGGCCCTGAGAGAGTATCACAGCGTCCTTGTCACGGACCCGTCTTCCAGCTCAGTCAAGGCCAGATTGGCCGGACTGTATTTCTCGTTGGGTGATATGCCCAACGCGCTTCGTTACGCGCAAGAGGTGGTGGAAAGCCCGGATCAGGATGGTCATGTCTTGACGCAAATGGCAGGGGTGTTTGCCAGCGCAGGGCAGACTGATCGCGCGATCGACATCATCGATAAAGCCATTGCTCAGGATCCGACGGCCGGTGAGCCCTATTTCGCGAAAGGTCTGTTGCTGCTGGGTTTGAAACGGCCGACCGAAGCGGAAGCGGCAATCCGAGAGGGGTTAGCGAACTCGCCGGATTCAGCCGTCGGCCATTATCATCTCGGTCGTGCCTTGCTCGAATCCGGGAAGCCCGAACAGGCTTCCGAAAGTTTCGAACGTGCGATTGCGGTGAGCCCTTCGTTCGAGCCAGCCTATCTGGCCTTGGCATCCATTTATGCATCGAAACAGGAACGAGATCGCGCGATAGAAATACTGAGACGATACCTTCAGGGGGTAAATCCGCAGAATCGTGATATTCGGCACCAACTCATACGCCTCTACGTCGAAGCCAAAGACTACAAAGGTGCAATGGCCGAGTTGGAAGCTCTTCTTGCCGATGATCCATCCGACCTTGATGCACAATTGAGAGTTGCTCTGATTTATGGCGAGCAGAAGGAGTATGCGAAGGCGATCGACCGTCTGAATATAATTCTCAAAACACGTCCCGCTGAGCTCAAGGTACGGGACTATCTGGGTTATCTCTACGAAGAGTCAAAAGATACCAAGCGAGCCATCGAGACGTACACGTTCAATATTCAGCTCGAGCCGACCTTTTACGAAGGACACCTTCATTTAGGGGTGCTGTATTACAGGCTCAAGCAATTTCCTGAAGCCATTGAACATCTGAGTCGAGCCACGGCGTTGAATCCCAAACAGCCGGAAGCGCATATCGTTCTTGGTCTGGCCTATTTGCAGACCGACCAATTTGAGAAAGCTGCCGAGGTCTTCGAAGAGGGTATTCGGCACAATCCCAAGAACGCAGACTTGCATTTCAATCTCGGAACGGCGTACGACAAGCTCAATCGGTTTGATGACGTCGTTCACGTCATGGAAACGGCGATCAAGCTGGATCCCCACCACGCAGATGCGCTCAACTATCTCGGATACAGCTATGCTGAACGCGGCGTCAAGATCGATCAGGCTGTCTCATTGACCAAGCAGGCCGTGGCCTTGAAACCGGACAACGGCTATTACGTGGACAGCCTCGGGTGGGCCTTCTTCAAGTCCGGGCTGCTGGCTGAGGCGCTTACGGAAATAAAGCGAGCGGTGGCCCTGGTTGGAGACGACCCGGTGATCTATGAGCATCTTGGTGACATCTATGCCAAACAGGACCGAATGGCGGATGCTCGCGAAGCATGGTTGCACGCGTTGGAACTGGATCCTTCCAACAATAAGCTGATCGAACGGTTTCGCGAGTTGGGTATGGGAGATCCCACTCAGGAAGACCGTATCCAACAGGCTAAGCGGCGTGTATCAGAGAAGATACAAGCTCCCTCTCAGTAA